A window from Hoeflea sp. IMCC20628 encodes these proteins:
- the ptsP gene encoding phosphoenolpyruvate--protein phosphotransferase, whose amino-acid sequence MRDLSAGPRVLLRRLRELMAEPLEPQERLDRIVRQIAANMVAEVCSFYVLRADGALELFATEGLNKDSVHLAQLKMGQGLVGTIAASARSLNLSDARSHPAFTFLPETGEEIYNSFMGVPVLRAGRSLGVLVVQNKAHRKYREDEVEALETTSMVLAEMIATGELKQITRAGLELDLSRPVTIEGDAYGDGIGLGHVILHEPRIVVTDLLNDDLDAELARLEEALGSLRISIDDMLSRRDVSMEGEHRAVLEAYRMFAHDRGWVRKLEEAIRNGLTCEAAVEKVQSDTRARMIHMTDPYLRERLHDFDDLANRLLRQLTGFVPGGDGLPQDAIIVARAMGAAELLDYPREAIRGLVLEDGAVTSHVVIVARAMGIPVVGQVIGIASLAENRDAIIVDGEDGVVHLRPVSEVESAYADKVRFRAKRQEQFRALRTVEPLTRDGQEITLLMNAGLLVDLPQLSESGASGIGLFRTELQFMIASTMPKVDEQESLYRSILRQAEGRPVTFRTLDIGGDKVVSYFRSAEEENPALGWRAIRLSLDRPGLLRIQLRALLKAAAGVELKLMLPMVTEVNELRLARELLDKEVRHLSRFGHRLPRSLQFGAMLEVPSLMWQLDELMAEVDFVSVGSNDLFQFVMAVDRGNSRVADRFDTLGRPFLRVLRQIVVAADKAGTSLTLCGEIAGKPLTAMALLGIGFRNISMSPAAIGPVKSMLLSLDLAKLEEGLLPAIANTQSEKTVREFLMDFADANGVSL is encoded by the coding sequence GTGCATCTGGCCCAGTTGAAGATGGGGCAGGGCCTGGTCGGCACCATTGCCGCGAGCGCCCGCTCCCTCAATCTATCTGATGCCCGCTCGCATCCTGCCTTTACCTTTCTGCCGGAGACCGGCGAGGAAATTTACAACTCCTTCATGGGCGTTCCGGTTCTCAGGGCCGGACGGTCGCTGGGAGTTCTGGTGGTGCAGAACAAGGCGCATCGGAAGTACCGGGAAGACGAAGTCGAAGCGCTCGAGACCACGTCGATGGTTCTTGCCGAGATGATCGCCACCGGCGAACTCAAGCAGATCACCCGCGCTGGGCTGGAGCTGGATTTGAGCCGTCCGGTGACCATCGAAGGCGATGCCTATGGCGACGGCATCGGTCTGGGGCACGTTATCCTGCATGAGCCGCGGATCGTCGTAACGGACCTGCTCAACGACGATCTGGATGCCGAACTGGCGCGGCTTGAAGAGGCCCTGGGGTCCCTGCGGATTTCCATCGACGACATGCTGTCGCGCCGCGACGTCTCCATGGAGGGCGAGCACCGGGCTGTTCTCGAGGCCTACCGGATGTTTGCCCATGATCGCGGCTGGGTGAGAAAGCTTGAGGAAGCCATCCGCAACGGCCTCACTTGCGAGGCTGCGGTGGAGAAGGTCCAAAGCGACACCCGCGCCCGGATGATCCACATGACCGATCCCTATTTGCGGGAAAGGCTGCATGATTTCGACGATCTGGCCAACCGGCTGCTGCGGCAACTGACCGGGTTTGTGCCAGGCGGCGACGGTCTGCCGCAGGATGCCATCATCGTGGCGCGCGCCATGGGTGCGGCGGAGCTGCTCGATTATCCCCGCGAGGCTATTCGCGGACTGGTGCTCGAAGACGGAGCTGTGACCAGCCATGTGGTGATTGTCGCACGCGCCATGGGCATCCCGGTTGTCGGCCAAGTCATCGGCATTGCCTCGCTGGCGGAAAACCGCGATGCGATCATCGTCGACGGCGAAGACGGTGTCGTTCATCTGCGTCCGGTCTCGGAGGTGGAGAGTGCCTATGCAGACAAGGTGCGGTTCCGTGCCAAGCGGCAGGAACAGTTCCGCGCACTGCGCACAGTGGAACCTCTGACCCGCGATGGTCAGGAGATTACGCTTCTGATGAATGCGGGATTGCTGGTGGATCTGCCGCAATTGAGCGAATCGGGCGCCAGCGGCATCGGCCTGTTCCGCACCGAACTGCAATTCATGATTGCCTCGACCATGCCCAAGGTCGACGAGCAGGAAAGCCTGTATCGCAGCATTCTCCGGCAGGCCGAGGGCAGGCCGGTGACGTTCCGGACACTCGATATCGGCGGGGACAAGGTGGTGTCCTATTTCCGCTCGGCCGAGGAGGAAAATCCGGCACTCGGATGGCGCGCCATCCGGCTTTCGCTGGACCGTCCGGGTCTGCTGCGCATTCAACTCCGGGCATTGCTGAAGGCGGCTGCCGGCGTCGAGCTGAAACTGATGTTGCCGATGGTCACAGAGGTCAATGAACTCCGGCTGGCGCGCGAGTTGCTTGACAAAGAGGTTCGGCATTTGTCCCGGTTCGGGCATCGATTGCCGCGCAGCCTGCAATTTGGCGCGATGCTGGAGGTGCCCAGCTTGATGTGGCAGCTCGATGAATTGATGGCGGAGGTGGATTTTGTCTCTGTCGGATCCAACGATCTGTTTCAGTTCGTGATGGCGGTTGATCGTGGAAATTCCCGTGTTGCCGATCGTTTCGACACGCTGGGGCGCCCGTTCCTGCGGGTGTTGCGCCAGATTGTCGTGGCGGCTGACAAGGCAGGCACATCGCTGACGCTATGCGGTGAAATCGCCGGCAAGCCGCTGACAGCGATGGCGCTGCTGGGCATTGGCTTCAGGAACATATCGATGTCGCCAGCGGCTATTGGTCCGGTGAAATCGATGCTGTTGTCACTTGATCTGGCCAAGCTTGAAGAAGGCCTTCTGCCGGCTATTGCCAACACCCAAAGTGAGAAGACAGTACGCGAGTTCCTGATGGACTTTGCAGACGCCAACGGCGTGAGCCTTTAG
- a CDS encoding DUF4167 domain-containing protein translates to MRPGQQNKRGRGRSGSNNNSGGGNNRKGQNPLSRSYDSSGPDVKIRGTAQHVAEKYMNLARDAQSSGDRVMAENYLQHAEHYNRIILTAQAQMQERFQRDDNGSQARESQDQDDDDRDSDDDNDSNTQDHRNDRNDRNDRNDRNDRDEQQARPEQPARSERQPRQDRSERQGRDDRNDRPERGERSDRQEPRTPRPAPQPKPVYDADAPQPVIEGVPAEVAIGQETPENDAPRPAPRRRGRPKRVRVEESADAAPSTSAAPSAVEPEAAE, encoded by the coding sequence ATGAGGCCAGGACAGCAAAACAAGCGCGGTCGCGGACGTAGCGGAAGCAATAACAACAGTGGCGGCGGGAATAACCGCAAGGGCCAGAATCCTCTGTCGCGTTCCTATGACAGCTCCGGTCCCGACGTGAAGATCCGCGGAACCGCCCAGCATGTGGCGGAGAAGTACATGAACCTTGCGCGCGATGCGCAAAGTTCCGGTGACCGCGTCATGGCTGAGAACTACCTGCAGCATGCCGAGCACTACAATCGGATCATCCTGACGGCGCAAGCCCAGATGCAAGAGCGGTTTCAGCGCGACGACAACGGGTCGCAAGCTCGCGAATCACAAGATCAGGACGATGACGACCGTGATTCCGATGATGATAATGACAGCAACACGCAGGATCATCGTAACGACCGTAACGACCGTAACGACCGTAACGACCGCAACGACCGTGATGAACAGCAGGCCCGCCCGGAGCAGCCGGCCCGTTCCGAACGGCAACCGCGGCAGGATCGTAGTGAACGCCAGGGTCGTGACGATCGGAACGACCGTCCAGAACGTGGTGAGCGCAGCGACCGGCAGGAGCCACGCACGCCGCGCCCGGCACCCCAGCCCAAGCCTGTCTATGATGCCGATGCACCGCAGCCGGTGATTGAAGGCGTTCCTGCAGAAGTCGCAATCGGGCAGGAAACACCTGAAAATGACGCGCCTCGGCCAGCGCCGCGCCGGCGCGGTCGGCCAAAGCGGGTTCGTGTGGAAGAAAGCGCGGATGCCGCACCTTCTACCAGCGCTGCTCCTTCAGCAGTCGAGCCCGAAGCGGCCGAGTAA
- the prmC gene encoding peptide chain release factor N(5)-glutamine methyltransferase — MIKPDLSGATTIGDAWLMVRTAFRSADLETADLDARLLTAGIANIGPHRLVTGGEARLQDGVRDRLAQAVWDRLNGMPVHRILGAREFYGLKLGLSAATLEPRPDTECLVDAVLPFVRSTCAEKGSCSIVDLGIGTGAIGLALLAECTAAHCLGVDVSAPAVATALENARVLGLSGRYSAVVGDWFSGMEERFDLIVSNPPYIPTSDLASLKREVTDHDPMLALDGGPDGLAAYRVIAAQAAGRLEDDGMVAIEIGIGQRASVSALFNLAGFEEGTVYSDLGGVDRVLCFTLSGSANMASTDFRG, encoded by the coding sequence ATGATCAAGCCTGATCTCTCAGGTGCAACAACGATTGGCGACGCCTGGCTGATGGTGCGGACGGCGTTTCGCTCGGCTGACCTCGAGACCGCCGATCTTGATGCGCGTTTATTGACGGCTGGTATTGCGAATATCGGGCCGCATCGTCTGGTGACCGGCGGCGAGGCGCGGTTGCAAGATGGCGTCCGTGACCGCTTGGCGCAGGCAGTTTGGGACCGTTTGAATGGCATGCCGGTGCACCGTATTCTTGGCGCACGGGAATTTTACGGACTGAAACTGGGGCTTTCAGCTGCCACACTCGAACCCCGGCCTGATACCGAATGCCTGGTCGACGCCGTGCTGCCGTTTGTCCGTTCGACTTGCGCGGAAAAAGGTAGCTGCAGCATTGTCGATCTCGGCATCGGAACCGGCGCGATCGGTCTGGCGCTGCTGGCGGAATGCACTGCCGCCCACTGTCTTGGCGTCGATGTGTCGGCGCCAGCGGTCGCGACCGCGCTTGAAAACGCGCGGGTGCTTGGGTTGTCGGGACGATATTCGGCCGTGGTGGGTGATTGGTTCTCCGGCATGGAGGAACGCTTTGATCTCATTGTCTCAAATCCGCCGTACATCCCGACCAGTGATCTGGCCTCGCTGAAGCGTGAGGTAACGGATCATGATCCCATGCTCGCGTTGGATGGAGGTCCTGACGGGCTCGCAGCTTATCGTGTCATCGCCGCTCAGGCAGCAGGACGACTTGAAGACGATGGTATGGTGGCGATTGAAATCGGAATTGGCCAACGCGCATCGGTGAGCGCACTTTTCAATCTTGCAGGGTTTGAGGAGGGCACCGTTTATTCCGATCTGGGCGGGGTCGATCGGGTGCTTTGTTTCACATTATCCGGGTCCGCAAATATGGCCAGCACCGACTTTCGGGGGTAG
- the prfA gene encoding peptide chain release factor 1, giving the protein MARLPTQKIRELERRFGEIEARMSAGPEADAYVKLATEYSELQPLVDGIRELDKAQAELADLDAMLNDRASDREMRDLADAEMDTVKDKIEELEQQIEIMLLPKDAADERSAIVEIRAGTGGSEAALFAGDLFRMYERYASSRGWRVEVLSASEGEAGGYKEIIATVTGKGVFARLKFESGVHRVQRVPETESGGRIHTSAATVAVLPEAEDIDIEIKADDIRIDTMRASGAGGQHVNTTDSAVRITHLPTGLVVTSSEKSQHQNRAKAMQVLRSRLFDMERQKADSERSADRKNQVGSGDRSERIRTYNYPQGRVTDHRINLTLYKLDRMMMGEIDEIVDALISDHQAGQLASLGGHDQA; this is encoded by the coding sequence ATGGCGCGATTGCCGACTCAGAAAATACGCGAACTCGAACGCAGGTTTGGCGAAATTGAAGCCCGTATGTCTGCGGGGCCTGAAGCTGACGCTTATGTGAAGTTGGCGACTGAATATTCAGAGTTGCAGCCACTGGTGGACGGGATCCGGGAACTCGACAAGGCGCAGGCGGAACTGGCTGATCTGGACGCGATGCTCAACGACCGGGCAAGCGATCGCGAAATGCGGGACCTGGCTGACGCTGAAATGGACACGGTCAAGGACAAGATCGAAGAGCTGGAACAGCAAATCGAGATCATGTTGCTGCCCAAGGACGCAGCTGACGAGCGTAGCGCCATTGTTGAAATCCGGGCAGGAACCGGCGGTTCCGAGGCCGCACTGTTCGCGGGCGATCTGTTTCGAATGTATGAGCGCTATGCCTCATCGCGGGGTTGGCGGGTGGAAGTGCTGTCGGCGAGCGAGGGTGAGGCCGGCGGTTACAAGGAAATCATTGCTACGGTGACGGGCAAGGGCGTGTTTGCGCGGTTGAAATTCGAATCCGGCGTACATCGGGTGCAGCGCGTTCCCGAAACCGAATCTGGCGGCCGCATTCATACCTCGGCTGCGACCGTGGCGGTGCTGCCGGAAGCCGAAGACATCGACATTGAAATCAAGGCCGATGATATCCGGATCGATACGATGCGGGCATCCGGTGCCGGCGGGCAGCACGTCAATACGACCGACTCGGCCGTGCGCATCACCCACTTGCCGACAGGTCTCGTGGTGACGTCTTCGGAGAAATCACAGCATCAGAACCGCGCCAAGGCGATGCAGGTGCTGCGTTCGCGGCTGTTTGATATGGAGCGGCAGAAGGCTGACAGCGAACGTTCCGCCGACCGCAAGAACCAGGTGGGTTCCGGCGACCGGTCCGAGCGAATTCGCACTTACAACTATCCGCAAGGGCGGGTCACCGATCATCGCATCAACCTGACGCTCTACAAGCTTGACCGGATGATGATGGGCGAAATTGACGAGATCGTTGACGCCCTGATTTCCGACCATCAGGCTGGTCAGCTGGCATCGCTTGGCGGCCATGATCAAGCCTGA